From Mauremys mutica isolate MM-2020 ecotype Southern chromosome 23, ASM2049712v1, whole genome shotgun sequence, a single genomic window includes:
- the LOC123355267 gene encoding oligodendrocyte transcription factor 3-like, with product MDSDVASTSSRASSPELEEAGSPQLLFEAFCREPAAPQPGPGEPSPRGGAGAKLRGGRKEQSDEQQQEQRLKVNSRERRRMHDLNQALDGLRDVMPCAQGPAVRKLSKLATLLLARNYILALSSSLQEMRRLLGELHPLPRARPVPASPSACSAAAAPGYLGFRAAPPETHRGAAGPLGPFYRHYSGSPCLCAFCRAGPQELPRTASDWPWPHTRPNATAFLGSAPQDCYCSDQERGTALSCQLQTAPVSSGSCT from the coding sequence atGGATTCCGATGTGGCCTCCACATCCAGCAGAGCCTCGTCCCCGGAGCTGGAGGAGGCGGGCAGCCCCCAGCTCCTGTTTGAAGCCTTCTGCCGCGAGCCAGCGGCTCCCCAGCCGGGGcccggggagcccagcccccgcggcggggccggggcgaAGCTGCGGGGCGGCAGGAAGGAGCAGTCGGACgaacagcagcaggagcagcggctgaaGGTGAACAGCCGCGAGCGCCGGCGGATGCACGACCTGAACCAGGCGCTGGACGGCCTGCGGGACGTGATGCCCTGCGCGCAGGGCCCCGCGGTGCGCAAGCTCTCCAAGCtcgccaccctgctgctggcccgCAACTACATCCTCGCGCTGAGCAGCTCCCTGCAGGAGATGCGGCGGCTGCTGGGCGAGCTCCACCCGCTTCCCCGGGCCCGCCCCGTGCCCGCCTCTCCCTCCGCCTGCTCCGCCGCAGCCGCGCCTGGGTACCTGGGCTTCCGAGCGGCTCCGCCAGAGACCCACCGCGGGGCAGCGGGGCCCCTGGGCCCCTTTTACAGACACTACTCCGGCTCGCCCTGCCTCTGCGCCTTCTGCCGGGCCGGGCCGCAGGAGCTGCCAAGAACCGCAAGTGACTGGCCCTGGCCACACACGAGACCCAACGCAACGGCTTTCCTAGGGTCAGCGCCGCAGGACTGCTACTGCTCTGACCAGGAGAGGGGGACAGCGCTGTCCTGCCAGTTACAAACCGCGCCAGTCTCCTCCGGATCATGTACCTGA